A window of the Cheilinus undulatus linkage group 21, ASM1832078v1, whole genome shotgun sequence genome harbors these coding sequences:
- the ier2a gene encoding immediate early response gene 2 protein, whose translation MEVSAEAKRIMVVALGKLYSSRTQRGGLRLHRSLLLTMVMKSARDIYHAAQATEESPVCESDPQIPKEEETTQPQTEPQAPVHGEQTAGSPAEPRPDAHTEHKENVCPTVSTHHSRKRRGKAAVEPDFLPCKKARLEQGLCPQPLIVSSVLMDYVNCGSELGAPTAPVLLHRVIAAC comes from the coding sequence ATGGAGGTGAGCGCAGAGGCCAAGAGGATCATGGTCGTGGCTTTGGGGAAACTGTACAGCTCGCGCACTCAGAGAGGAGGTCTGCGTCTCCACCGGAGCCTGCTCCTCACCATGGTGATGAAATCCGCTCGGGACATTTACCACGCGGCCCAGGCGACTGAAGAGAGCCCCGTGTGCGAGAGTGACCCTCAAATACCCAAGGAGGAAGAGACCACACAGCCGCAGACTGAACCACAGGCTCCTGTCCACGGGGAGCAGACCGCTGGGTCCCCCGCGGAGCCGCGTCCTGACGCACACACTGAACACAAGGAGAATGTGTGTCCAACAGTTTCCACGCACCACTCGAGGAAACGCCGAGGAAAAGCAGCCGTGGAGCCGGACTTTCTACCCTGTAAGAAGGCCAGACTGGAGCAGGGACTCTGTCCACAGCCACTCATTGTGAGTTCTGTTCTCATGGACTATGTGAACTGCGGCAGTGAGCTGGGGGCCCCCACGGCACCCGTACTTCTCCACAGAGTCATCGCAGCGTGTTGA